The following are from one region of the Corynebacterium hindlerae genome:
- a CDS encoding aspartate kinase, with the protein MALIVQKYGGSSLESAERIRAVAERIVATKKAGNDVVVVCSAMGDTTDDLLDLASQVNPVPPAREMDMLLTAGERISNALVAMAIESFGAKAQSFTGSQAGVITTERHGNARIVDVTPGRVQEALDEGKICLVAGFQGVNRESKDVTTLGRGGSDTTAVALAAALGADVCEIYSDVDGVYTADPRIVPNAQKLKQLSFEEMLELAAVGSKILVLRSVEYARAFGVPMRVRSSYSNDPGTLIAGSMEDIPVEEAILTGVATDNSEAKITVLGIPDSPGAAATVFRAIADAEINIDMVLQNVSSLEDGKTDITFTCPRADGPRAMEILKALQVKEGWENVLYDDQVGKISLVGAGMKSHPGVTATFCEALRDKGINMELISTSEIRISVLTRESELPEAARALHDAFELGGEEEATVYAGTGR; encoded by the coding sequence ATGGCACTCATCGTGCAAAAGTATGGTGGCTCTTCGCTGGAGTCCGCGGAACGGATCCGGGCGGTGGCGGAACGGATTGTCGCTACCAAGAAGGCTGGCAATGATGTGGTTGTGGTATGCTCAGCAATGGGTGATACCACCGATGACCTGCTAGATCTTGCGTCTCAGGTGAATCCAGTTCCTCCGGCGCGCGAAATGGACATGTTGCTGACCGCCGGGGAGCGCATCTCTAACGCGCTCGTGGCGATGGCTATTGAGTCCTTCGGTGCGAAGGCACAGTCCTTCACCGGTTCCCAGGCCGGCGTGATCACGACCGAGCGTCACGGTAATGCGCGCATCGTGGATGTCACCCCCGGTCGTGTTCAGGAGGCCCTAGATGAGGGCAAAATCTGCCTCGTCGCCGGTTTTCAGGGGGTCAACCGCGAGTCTAAGGACGTGACCACCCTGGGGCGTGGCGGTTCCGATACCACTGCGGTGGCGCTGGCTGCTGCGCTGGGGGCCGACGTCTGCGAGATCTACTCCGACGTCGATGGCGTGTACACCGCTGACCCGCGCATCGTTCCTAACGCCCAGAAGCTGAAGCAGCTCAGCTTCGAGGAAATGCTGGAGCTGGCCGCTGTTGGCTCCAAGATTCTTGTTCTGCGCAGTGTTGAGTACGCCCGAGCATTTGGCGTACCGATGCGCGTTCGTTCGTCGTACAGCAATGACCCCGGCACTCTCATTGCCGGATCTATGGAGGATATCCCAGTGGAAGAAGCAATCCTGACCGGCGTCGCCACCGACAACTCTGAGGCGAAGATCACCGTCCTCGGCATCCCTGACTCCCCAGGGGCTGCCGCCACCGTGTTCCGCGCTATCGCGGATGCAGAAATCAACATCGACATGGTGCTGCAAAACGTCTCCTCCCTCGAGGACGGCAAGACCGACATCACCTTCACCTGCCCACGCGCCGACGGACCCCGCGCCATGGAAATCCTCAAGGCCCTGCAGGTGAAAGAAGGCTGGGAGAACGTGCTTTACGACGACCAGGTCGGCAAAATCTCCCTCGTCGGCGCGGGCATGAAGTCCCACCCAGGCGTCACAGCCACGTTCTGTGAGGCCCTGCGCGACAAAGGTATCAACATGGAGCTGATCTCCACCTCCGAGATCCGCATCTCCGTCCTCACTCGCGAATCCGAACTCCCAGAAGCCGCCCGCGCCCTCCACGACGCCTTTGAGCTTGGCGGCGAGGAAGAAGCCACCGTCTACGCAGGTACCGGTAGATAA